Proteins from a genomic interval of Euzebyales bacterium:
- a CDS encoding NADH-quinone oxidoreductase subunit N, with product MSGMGSMAVGHLGPELALVAGAVVVVLTAAFLRRRSQWITTLLALVAVGVSVGWSLRLAMLEPVLTFMGDWALDRVTTGAELTVLAVTAVTLALAHTWMRSDPRAGEHPAVVLLCATGAMVLAGAADTMEIIVGMLLVSVTGYTMAAYHRRSPAAVEAGMKYFLIGALTNAVLLIGVVLLFGLTGTTSLDGTATALAGGDPDRVVLLAAVSAIGVGLAFEIGAVPAHAWVPDVAQGGPAPAAAFLTVVPKIGAVVALGRVMQVVPTGVVDWRVFVALLAAATMTLGNLAALWQDDLRRLLGWSSVSQAGYALMAVVVLDRSPLAPGALIYFLAGYAVANVAAFGVVVALRGRTRLDDYRGLAARRSALGAVLVVALLSLVGIPPLAGFVGKLTLFTAAIGGGYAWLAVLAVVNTVVSLFYYLRVVGPMYFEDDTVADEPAPLLGAWATTATITAGVATVVLGLAAGPVLDVLTSAHLLP from the coding sequence ATGAGCGGCATGGGCTCGATGGCCGTCGGCCACCTCGGACCGGAGCTGGCGCTCGTCGCCGGTGCGGTCGTCGTCGTGCTCACCGCCGCGTTCCTGCGGCGGCGGAGCCAGTGGATCACGACGCTACTCGCCCTGGTCGCGGTCGGCGTCTCGGTGGGCTGGAGCCTGCGGCTGGCGATGCTCGAGCCGGTCCTGACGTTCATGGGCGACTGGGCCCTGGACCGCGTGACCACCGGCGCGGAGCTGACGGTCCTGGCGGTCACGGCGGTCACCCTGGCACTCGCGCACACGTGGATGCGCAGCGACCCACGGGCGGGCGAACACCCCGCCGTGGTGCTGTTGTGCGCCACGGGCGCCATGGTGCTCGCGGGCGCCGCGGACACCATGGAGATCATCGTCGGGATGCTGCTGGTGTCGGTGACCGGCTACACGATGGCCGCCTATCACCGGCGGTCGCCGGCCGCGGTCGAGGCTGGCATGAAATACTTCCTCATCGGCGCGCTGACCAACGCGGTCTTGTTGATCGGCGTCGTGCTGCTGTTCGGTCTGACCGGCACCACGAGCCTCGACGGTACCGCGACCGCGCTGGCCGGAGGGGACCCCGACAGGGTCGTGCTGCTCGCCGCCGTCAGCGCGATCGGCGTTGGGCTGGCCTTCGAGATCGGCGCGGTGCCGGCACACGCATGGGTGCCCGATGTCGCCCAGGGCGGACCGGCGCCCGCTGCGGCGTTCCTGACCGTCGTACCCAAGATCGGCGCCGTGGTCGCGCTGGGCCGCGTGATGCAGGTGGTGCCCACAGGGGTCGTCGACTGGCGGGTGTTCGTGGCGCTGCTGGCAGCAGCCACGATGACGTTGGGCAACCTGGCGGCCCTGTGGCAGGACGACCTGCGTCGGCTGCTCGGCTGGTCGTCGGTGTCGCAGGCCGGCTACGCGCTCATGGCTGTCGTCGTGCTGGACCGCAGCCCGCTCGCCCCGGGAGCGCTCATCTACTTCCTGGCCGGGTACGCGGTCGCCAACGTCGCGGCCTTCGGCGTCGTGGTCGCGCTGCGGGGACGCACCCGCCTCGACGACTACCGGGGGCTCGCGGCCCGCCGGTCCGCCCTGGGCGCGGTGCTGGTGGTGGCCCTGCTGTCGCTGGTCGGCATCCCGCCACTCGCCGGCTTCGTGGGCAAGCTGACGCTGTTCACGGCCGCGATCGGGGGCGGATACGCCTGGCTGGCGGTCCTCGCTGTGGTCAACACGGTGGTGTCGCTGTTCTACTACCTGCGGGTCGTCGGACCGATGTACTTCGAGGACGACACGGTGGCCGACGAGCCCGCGCCGCTGCTCGGCGCGTGGGCGACGACCGCGACGATCACCGCCGGTGTCGCCACGGTCGTGCTCGGCCTCGCCGCCGGCCCGGTGCTCGACGTCCTGACGTCCGCCCACCTGCTCCCCTGA
- a CDS encoding sialidase family protein, with protein sequence MTDVRVLVGTSKGAFLLTAGGHRQDWEVTGPLFGGWEVYHVAGSPADPDRLYASQSNGWFGQIVQRSDDGGTTWEPVGNDFSYEGDPGTHEYYDGSSKPWRFARVWHLLPSVEDPDTVLAGVEDAALFRSTDGGHSWSELPGLRTHASASSWAPGAGGLCLHTIMPWPDDPTRMLVAISSAGVLSTADGGATWQPATRGLRSEFLPEPEAEVGHCVHKLARHPSRPDVVFMQKHWDVMRSDDGGMSWREISGDLPTDFGFTIDVHAHEPDTVYVVPITSDELHYPPDGRLRVFRSRTGGDEWEPLTDGLPQSDCYVNVLRDAMAVDAMDPCGVYVGTTGGQVYVSPDGGEHWAPIVRDLPRVLSVEVQTLP encoded by the coding sequence ATGACTGACGTACGGGTGCTGGTCGGGACGAGCAAGGGCGCGTTCCTGCTGACGGCGGGCGGCCACCGACAGGACTGGGAGGTCACGGGGCCGCTGTTCGGCGGCTGGGAGGTCTACCACGTCGCCGGGTCACCGGCCGATCCGGACCGGCTGTACGCGTCGCAGTCGAACGGCTGGTTCGGACAGATCGTCCAACGGTCGGACGACGGCGGCACGACGTGGGAGCCGGTCGGCAACGACTTCAGCTACGAGGGCGATCCGGGGACGCACGAGTACTACGACGGCTCGTCGAAGCCGTGGAGGTTCGCGCGCGTGTGGCACCTGCTGCCATCGGTCGAGGACCCCGATACGGTGCTGGCGGGCGTCGAGGACGCGGCGCTGTTCCGCAGCACCGACGGCGGCCACTCGTGGTCGGAGCTGCCGGGCCTGCGGACGCACGCCTCGGCGTCGTCCTGGGCTCCTGGGGCGGGCGGGTTGTGCCTGCATACGATCATGCCCTGGCCCGACGACCCAACGAGGATGCTGGTGGCCATCTCGTCGGCGGGGGTGCTGTCGACCGCCGACGGTGGCGCGACCTGGCAGCCGGCCACCCGGGGGCTGCGGTCCGAGTTCCTGCCCGAGCCCGAGGCCGAGGTCGGCCACTGCGTGCACAAGCTCGCGCGACACCCGTCGCGTCCGGATGTGGTCTTCATGCAGAAGCACTGGGACGTGATGCGCTCCGACGACGGCGGGATGTCGTGGCGTGAGATCAGCGGAGACCTCCCGACCGACTTCGGGTTCACGATCGACGTCCACGCCCACGAGCCCGACACCGTCTACGTGGTGCCGATCACCAGCGACGAGCTGCACTACCCACCGGACGGACGCCTGCGGGTGTTCCGGTCCCGCACCGGTGGCGACGAGTGGGAGCCGCTCACCGACGGGCTGCCGCAGTCCGACTGCTACGTCAACGTGCTGCGTGACGCGATGGCCGTGGACGCGATGGACCCGTGTGGCGTGTACGTCGGCACCACTGGCGGACAGGTGTACGTCTCGCCTGACGGCGGTGAACACTGGGCGCCGATCGTGCGCGACCTGCCGCGCGTCCTCTCGGTCGAGGTGCAGACGCTGCCATGA
- a CDS encoding MoaD/ThiS family protein, giving the protein MSAQEAGAAAEDTRRPIRIVVPQQLRTLARVTGDVVVEVARPVTVEAVVDALEVAHPALAGAIRDRDTGRRRAMIRIYADGLDYSDAWSDTELPDPVLEGHEPLRLVGAIAGG; this is encoded by the coding sequence ATGAGTGCGCAGGAGGCCGGGGCGGCGGCCGAGGACACGAGGCGGCCAATCCGGATCGTGGTGCCCCAGCAGCTCCGCACGCTCGCACGTGTGACCGGCGACGTCGTCGTCGAGGTCGCCCGGCCGGTCACCGTCGAAGCCGTCGTCGACGCGCTCGAGGTGGCACACCCGGCGCTCGCGGGGGCGATCCGGGACCGTGACACCGGACGGCGCCGGGCGATGATCCGTATCTACGCCGACGGCCTGGACTACTCCGACGCCTGGAGCGACACCGAGCTGCCCGACCCGGTCCTCGAGGGACACGAGCCGCTGCGCCTGGTCGGCGCGATCGCCGGCGGCTGA
- a CDS encoding NAD-dependent epimerase/dehydratase family protein, with translation MRVVVIGGTGNVGLALTRALTAEPRVHDVTVVARRHAKALPAGARMVVADVTGADLRPIVAGADAAVHLAWLIQPSRSLDIQWAVNVAGAARMLAAVADEGVPALVVASSVGAYSPRSSLDPVDETWPTHGIASSAYSRQKAYVERMLDDFEARNPTTRVARLRPGLIFQTEAAASQKRYFAGPLLPRLLLRPGVLPVMPHLSGVHFQAVHADDVADAFLRAVLSDVRGAVNVATDQALSTRDVADLLGARPVPVPFALARWWIDVAWRLRLHPLEGGWLDLAARCPILDSTRARAELGWTPRHDGPTALRTVLRGIADGSAGPTPPLAAHPVEVELLDALRTGMGGRSTADPRAHEPDRR, from the coding sequence ATGCGTGTCGTCGTGATCGGTGGCACCGGCAACGTCGGTCTGGCGCTGACGAGAGCGCTGACCGCCGAGCCGCGCGTCCATGACGTGACGGTCGTGGCTCGGCGTCACGCGAAAGCACTGCCCGCCGGCGCGAGGATGGTGGTGGCGGACGTCACCGGCGCGGACCTGCGGCCGATCGTGGCAGGCGCGGACGCCGCGGTGCACCTGGCGTGGCTGATCCAACCGAGCAGGTCGCTCGACATCCAGTGGGCGGTCAACGTTGCCGGTGCCGCGCGCATGCTCGCCGCGGTGGCAGACGAGGGCGTGCCCGCGCTGGTGGTCGCGTCGTCCGTCGGTGCCTACTCGCCGCGGTCGTCGCTTGACCCCGTCGATGAGACGTGGCCGACCCACGGGATCGCCAGCTCGGCGTACTCGCGCCAGAAGGCGTACGTCGAGCGGATGCTCGACGACTTCGAGGCGCGCAATCCCACCACCCGTGTCGCGCGCCTGCGGCCGGGATTGATCTTCCAGACCGAGGCCGCCGCGTCGCAGAAGCGCTACTTCGCCGGACCGCTGCTGCCCAGGCTGCTGCTGCGGCCGGGGGTGCTGCCAGTCATGCCGCACCTGTCGGGCGTCCACTTCCAGGCGGTCCACGCCGATGACGTCGCCGACGCGTTCCTCCGGGCCGTCCTGAGCGACGTGCGCGGTGCGGTCAACGTCGCCACCGACCAGGCGCTGTCCACTCGGGATGTCGCCGACCTGCTCGGCGCGCGTCCCGTCCCGGTGCCGTTCGCCCTTGCGCGGTGGTGGATCGATGTGGCCTGGCGGCTGCGGCTGCACCCGCTCGAGGGAGGGTGGCTCGACCTGGCGGCTCGCTGCCCGATTCTGGACTCGACCCGCGCCCGCGCCGAGCTCGGGTGGACCCCGCGTCACGACGGTCCGACCGCGCTGCGCACCGTCCTGCGCGGCATCGCCGACGGATCGGCCGGGCCGACGCCACCCCTGGCGGCGCATCCGGTCGAGGTCGAGCTGCTGGATGCGCTGCGCACCGGCATGGGTGGTCGATCCACCGCCGACCCGCGAGCGCACGAACCCGATCGGCGGTGA
- a CDS encoding CoA-binding protein, which yields MPVGDDERLREILERARTIAVVGASGSEQKDAHEVPAYLQDQGYWVIPVNPARDEVLGRKAADGLRELERDVDVVNVFRPASEAPDIARAAVDIGANVLWLQLGIRSEDAARLAEDAGLTVVMDECMRATHERLGIKGAPARRNPS from the coding sequence ATGCCGGTCGGCGATGACGAGCGGCTGCGGGAGATCCTGGAGAGAGCACGGACCATCGCGGTCGTCGGTGCTTCGGGATCCGAGCAGAAGGATGCACACGAGGTTCCTGCGTACCTACAGGACCAGGGGTACTGGGTGATCCCCGTCAACCCGGCACGGGACGAGGTCCTGGGTCGGAAGGCCGCGGATGGACTGCGGGAGCTCGAAAGGGACGTCGACGTCGTCAATGTGTTCCGGCCAGCGTCAGAGGCACCGGACATCGCCCGGGCGGCTGTGGACATCGGTGCGAACGTGCTCTGGCTGCAGCTGGGCATCAGATCCGAGGACGCTGCCAGGTTGGCCGAGGATGCAGGCCTGACGGTCGTCATGGACGAGTGCATGCGCGCCACCCACGAGCGGCTCGGCATCAAGGGCGCGCCTGCTCGACGGAATCCCAGCTAG
- a CDS encoding CBS domain-containing protein, which translates to MPTQNTIARSLHDLGLAGWFGGSLMGAVGLNGATAHLDDPTERARAANAGWDRWTPVNGAAIVAHLLGGAQLVWNNKGRLAVQRKARWVNLAKAGLTAVALGVTAYSRWQGRQLEDTAGDAEVPVRDATTPAPGTPPRAARAQRQLTALQWVVPASTGALVVLNAKAGEQQRPAAIVRSAIRSQIQAWARLAASAASSAAPDVDVPWAKVGGAIIGLMATRRVLRRRRGRVRSGVTTARDIMTSDVITVATTDSVTTAARRLADGDIGSVPVCDGDRLSGMLTDRDIVTRVVANGTDLDSVTAGEIAGRRAVTVDADDPLGEVVTTMARHQIRRLPVVEDGRLVGMISQADVAATGDDDVTGRLVELISADH; encoded by the coding sequence ATGCCAACCCAGAACACCATCGCCCGCAGTCTGCATGATCTCGGCCTTGCCGGTTGGTTCGGCGGCTCGCTCATGGGCGCCGTCGGCCTCAACGGCGCGACGGCGCACCTCGACGACCCGACCGAGCGAGCCCGCGCCGCGAACGCCGGGTGGGACCGCTGGACGCCCGTCAACGGCGCCGCGATCGTCGCCCACCTGCTCGGGGGCGCCCAACTGGTCTGGAACAACAAGGGGCGTCTGGCCGTCCAGCGCAAGGCACGCTGGGTCAACCTGGCCAAGGCCGGCCTGACCGCCGTCGCGTTGGGCGTCACCGCCTACAGCCGGTGGCAGGGCCGGCAGCTGGAGGACACGGCCGGGGACGCGGAGGTTCCCGTGCGTGACGCAACGACGCCCGCACCCGGAACACCCCCACGCGCGGCGAGGGCGCAGCGCCAGCTGACGGCGCTGCAATGGGTCGTCCCCGCGTCGACGGGGGCGTTGGTGGTGCTCAACGCCAAAGCCGGTGAACAGCAGCGGCCGGCGGCCATCGTGCGCAGCGCGATCCGTTCGCAGATCCAGGCCTGGGCCAGGCTCGCGGCGTCCGCCGCCTCGTCGGCGGCCCCCGACGTCGACGTGCCATGGGCCAAGGTCGGCGGAGCGATCATCGGACTCATGGCGACGCGGCGCGTCCTGCGCCGCCGGCGCGGCCGCGTCCGATCGGGCGTCACGACGGCACGCGACATCATGACGAGCGACGTGATCACCGTCGCGACCACCGACAGCGTGACGACGGCCGCTCGCCGCCTGGCCGACGGTGACATCGGCTCGGTCCCGGTCTGCGACGGCGACCGCCTGTCGGGGATGTTGACCGACCGCGACATCGTGACCCGCGTCGTCGCGAACGGCACGGACCTCGATTCGGTCACGGCGGGCGAGATCGCCGGCCGTCGGGCCGTCACGGTCGACGCCGACGATCCGCTGGGCGAGGTCGTGACGACCATGGCGCGCCACCAGATCCGTCGCCTGCCGGTCGTCGAGGACGGCCGCCTCGTCGGGATGATCAGTCAGGCCGACGTCGCGGCCACCGGCGACGACGACGTCACCGGGCGGCTCGTCGAGCTCATCTCTGCCGACCACTGA